The following coding sequences are from one Methanococcoides orientis window:
- a CDS encoding 30S ribosomal protein S15: MAKMHTRTKGKSGSTRPIRTEAPAWSTATTEEITTVILDMWKLGNSTSVIGMHLRDNYGVPDVKLATGKKITDILKENDEAPNVPEDLYNLIVKAIGMRKHLVVNNKDVHNKRSLQSTESKIRRLVKYYQSTKVLPSDWKYKPETAEMLITR; this comes from the coding sequence ATGGCAAAAATGCATACTCGTACAAAAGGTAAATCAGGATCAACAAGACCAATCAGGACAGAAGCTCCAGCATGGTCCACAGCAACCACAGAAGAGATCACAACTGTGATCCTCGACATGTGGAAACTTGGTAACTCCACAAGCGTCATTGGAATGCACCTCAGGGACAACTACGGAGTTCCGGATGTCAAACTCGCAACAGGAAAGAAGATCACTGACATCCTTAAAGAGAACGATGAAGCTCCAAACGTACCGGAAGATCTTTACAACCTTATTGTAAAAGCTATCGGAATGCGCAAGCACCTTGTTGTTAACAATAAGGACGTACACAACAAGAGATCACTGCAGTCAACCGAGTCCAAGATCAGAAGGCTCGTTAAATACTACCAGTCCACAAAAGTACTCCCTTCAGACTGGAAGTACAAACCAGAAACTGCAGAAATGCTGATCACAAGATAA
- the hisS gene encoding histidine--tRNA ligase, whose translation MKVSKPRGTRDFLPEETARRRNVENIMRQVVTKWGYKEVITPTFEHLELFTLKSGEGVVGELYNFSDKGDRDMTLRPELTAPVMRMYVNEMQAMPRPLKLFYFENCFRYERPQKGRFREFWQFGVEVIGSNRADADAEIIALATNMIEAAGIKGDLHVGHLGIIRHILKDTEDEQKSKIMRLVDKKDDEGLDNYFEEINAPAELRRNLLELICLSGSEAIAKAREILGDIEEIDKFEELLNLLDAYEIDYNVDLGIARGLDYYTGMVFEIYAEGLGAQNQVCGGGAYQLISLFGGGDIPSTGFGVGFDRIMEICEIQPPKENKVVIVATDDTRTDAIKVATKMRKELTVYMDIMKRNFKSQLSHANNTEADYAVIVGKKEIESGKLTVKNMQSGEQLQLTLEEAIQSIKSN comes from the coding sequence ATGAAAGTCAGCAAACCAAGAGGTACAAGGGACTTCCTTCCAGAAGAGACCGCTCGAAGGAGAAATGTAGAGAACATCATGAGGCAGGTAGTGACAAAATGGGGATATAAAGAAGTCATTACACCCACATTCGAGCATCTGGAGCTCTTCACCCTTAAATCAGGAGAAGGCGTGGTAGGCGAACTTTACAATTTCAGCGACAAAGGTGACAGGGACATGACATTGCGTCCAGAGCTTACCGCCCCTGTGATGAGGATGTACGTCAATGAAATGCAGGCAATGCCCAGACCTCTTAAATTATTCTATTTTGAGAATTGCTTCAGATATGAAAGGCCACAAAAAGGACGATTCAGGGAATTCTGGCAGTTTGGTGTAGAGGTTATAGGCAGCAACCGCGCAGATGCAGATGCAGAGATCATTGCCCTTGCAACGAACATGATAGAAGCAGCAGGTATCAAAGGGGACCTGCATGTTGGACACTTGGGAATTATACGCCACATCCTCAAGGATACAGAGGACGAACAGAAGAGCAAGATCATGCGCCTTGTCGATAAAAAGGATGATGAAGGACTTGACAATTACTTTGAGGAGATCAACGCACCTGCCGAACTCAGAAGAAACCTTCTTGAGCTCATCTGCCTGAGCGGTTCAGAGGCTATCGCAAAAGCAAGAGAGATACTAGGAGATATCGAAGAGATCGACAAATTCGAAGAACTTCTCAACCTGCTTGACGCATATGAGATCGACTACAACGTTGACCTTGGCATTGCCAGAGGACTGGACTATTACACAGGAATGGTATTCGAGATATATGCAGAAGGCCTTGGTGCACAGAACCAGGTCTGTGGTGGCGGCGCCTACCAGCTCATATCCCTCTTTGGCGGCGGAGATATACCATCCACCGGATTCGGAGTTGGCTTCGATCGTATAATGGAGATCTGTGAGATACAGCCTCCAAAGGAAAACAAAGTAGTGATCGTAGCAACTGATGACACCCGCACCGATGCAATAAAGGTGGCAACAAAGATGCGAAAAGAACTGACAGTCTACATGGACATCATGAAGCGCAACTTCAAGTCACAACTATCCCATGCAAACAATACAGAGGCAGATTACGCCGTCATCGTAGGCAAAAAAGAGATAGAATCAGGCAAATTGACAGTAAAGAACATGCAAAGTGGAGAGCAACTGCAACTTACACTTGAAGAAGCTATACAATCGATAAAAAGCAACTAA
- the glmU gene encoding bifunctional sugar-1-phosphate nucleotidylyltransferase/acetyltransferase: protein MKAVILAAGEGIRCRPLTATRSKVMLPVANKPILEHVIDSLSKNDIKDLILVVGYERERVMNYFEDGLDFGVNIRYVHQKAQLGTAHAIKQAADLMEEDDSEFMVLNGDNVIEPQTIKDLIDKHTGDATILTVKKEHISGYGVIISSGKKVTKIIEKPTTELSHIISTGIYIFNHAIFEKIEHTQISPQGEYAITDTIQQMIEDGIEVNHALTKSVWRDAVFAWDLLKDNSMVLDRSEDYNIKGTVEDGAIIHGKVSIGNNTVIRSGCYIVGPAMIGDNCEIAPNVVILPSTTIGNNVSIGSFTQVQNSIIMNNTRIRSHGSIPNSIIGLNNIIGPYFVAEDKENVRIEMEDELHTAEKLGAITGDDITIGHRVLVKAGSMISHNCQIESGKTITRILPENSIVV from the coding sequence ATGAAAGCTGTTATTCTGGCTGCAGGGGAAGGGATCAGGTGCAGACCGCTTACGGCCACTAGGTCAAAGGTCATGCTTCCTGTTGCTAATAAACCGATACTTGAACATGTCATCGATTCACTTTCAAAGAACGATATAAAGGACCTGATACTTGTTGTAGGTTACGAACGAGAACGCGTAATGAACTATTTCGAAGATGGACTCGATTTTGGAGTAAATATAAGGTACGTTCACCAGAAAGCACAGCTTGGCACAGCCCATGCTATTAAACAAGCAGCAGACCTGATGGAAGAAGATGACAGCGAATTCATGGTGCTCAATGGAGACAACGTTATTGAACCACAAACGATCAAGGATCTCATAGACAAGCATACTGGTGACGCAACGATACTGACCGTAAAAAAAGAACATATCAGCGGATATGGAGTCATTATCTCAAGCGGAAAAAAAGTAACAAAGATCATAGAGAAACCAACCACGGAACTCAGCCACATCATCAGCACAGGCATATACATATTTAACCATGCCATATTCGAAAAAATAGAACACACACAAATATCCCCACAGGGAGAATATGCGATCACCGATACAATCCAACAGATGATAGAAGATGGCATCGAAGTTAATCATGCCCTTACAAAATCAGTATGGAGAGATGCAGTCTTTGCATGGGACCTGTTGAAGGATAACTCAATGGTCCTTGACCGATCAGAAGATTACAACATAAAAGGAACTGTTGAAGATGGGGCGATTATCCATGGCAAGGTCAGTATTGGAAATAACACGGTGATAAGATCCGGATGTTACATCGTAGGACCTGCAATGATAGGTGACAATTGTGAAATTGCACCCAATGTCGTCATACTCCCATCCACAACTATTGGTAACAACGTCTCAATCGGCTCCTTCACACAAGTACAGAACAGCATAATTATGAATAACACCAGAATCCGTTCACATGGATCAATCCCAAATTCTATTATCGGACTGAACAACATCATTGGACCGTACTTTGTTGCTGAAGACAAGGAAAATGTCAGGATCGAGATGGAAGATGAACTTCATACTGCTGAAAAACTGGGAGCTATCACTGGTGACGATATTACGATCGGCCACAGGGTTCTCGTAAAAGCGGGATCCATGATATCTCACAACTGCCAGATAGAATCCGGAAAAACCATCACTCGAATATTACCTGAAAATTCCATTGTTGTCTAA
- a CDS encoding DUF7284 family protein, translating into MPKTKLIEDQRAFSSTADALFFLVLISIATVIIMPSIMAERQYDAAAYTATQDFDTHLLSSVLNSNIDEFEYEITPLAITGITTPENAIINDPINTIFGRQQHHRTFADMIAEDMILTLAIEANGTIRYINPIAREHKEQTSTAIASYLDKRIGGRYEYHLEANWEPVEDYPLKSSISVGMTPPYDAVRQSSRITLPLNTRTSRDELFANINDSMLEELHNSSNKTKFYAYHQAFNKTIDEAAVSTAVLVTDIVFPSEYLRSLIRQGQTKSTENIFISNPQDENKDTEMLIAAYILNYGTNTTYGTSYMPAELNNSIVSTIERKIIDHNQHNIATHLHNNMDPDINETVSQMINSTNITTTKELRTVQVDQIYRKVNKGYLDITLSIW; encoded by the coding sequence ATGCCAAAAACGAAACTCATAGAGGACCAGCGTGCATTCTCTTCAACAGCAGATGCCCTATTTTTCCTTGTACTGATATCTATTGCAACAGTCATCATTATGCCATCCATAATGGCAGAAAGGCAATACGATGCAGCAGCATACACCGCAACACAGGACTTTGACACACACCTTTTAAGCTCAGTACTCAACTCAAATATAGATGAATTTGAATATGAGATCACACCTCTTGCGATCACAGGCATAACAACTCCTGAAAATGCCATCATTAACGACCCCATCAATACAATTTTCGGAAGGCAGCAACATCATCGTACTTTCGCAGATATGATCGCAGAAGACATGATATTAACGCTTGCAATCGAGGCCAATGGAACTATCCGCTACATAAATCCAATTGCACGGGAACATAAAGAACAGACATCTACAGCAATTGCTTCATACCTCGATAAAAGAATAGGAGGCAGATATGAATACCACCTTGAAGCAAATTGGGAACCTGTAGAAGATTATCCACTAAAAAGCTCCATATCAGTTGGAATGACACCCCCATACGATGCAGTCCGCCAAAGTTCACGAATAACACTACCATTAAACACCAGAACATCCAGAGATGAACTTTTTGCAAACATAAATGACAGCATGCTTGAAGAACTTCATAATTCATCCAATAAGACAAAGTTCTACGCATATCATCAGGCGTTCAACAAAACCATCGATGAGGCAGCAGTATCAACTGCAGTACTAGTGACAGACATCGTATTCCCTTCAGAATACCTTAGAAGCCTGATAAGGCAAGGCCAAACAAAAAGCACAGAAAATATATTCATCAGCAATCCACAAGATGAAAACAAGGACACTGAAATGTTGATAGCAGCATACATACTGAATTACGGCACGAACACAACATATGGAACCAGTTACATGCCTGCAGAACTGAACAACAGCATAGTATCCACTATTGAAAGAAAGATAATCGACCATAACCAACACAACATTGCAACACACCTGCACAACAATATGGACCCGGACATAAACGAAACGGTCTCACAAATGATAAACTCCACGAACATCACCACGACAAAGGAACTAAGAACTGTTCAGGTGGACCAAATATACAGGAAAGTTAACAAGGGATATTTGGATATCACGCTTTCCATCTGGTAA